A part of Larkinella insperata genomic DNA contains:
- a CDS encoding 3-keto-disaccharide hydrolase gives MIFNSMTATMARVLLGVGWVCNVGLAIAQPKSDQPSALPLNDLSAFQKPGKNWQIVGDVSANLNQNNVLTSTKGTGVLANLPVKDGNIDLVSNFQHGDVDLDLDYLIAKGSNSGIYLQGRYEIQLLDSWGVKTPKAGDNGGIYERWDDSKPEGQKGYEGHPPRQNASRAPGLWQHLKISFQAPRFDASGKKIENARMLLVELNGVAIHENVELSGPTRGALGNNEVAMGPLRIQGDHGPVAIRNIVIKNYDKPRPELMNLKYAVYKGRFDKEPDFSKLPPEAEGSSVMLTANVTRIPNDFLIRYTGTLRVKEPGEYAFNLGAAGGGGMMKINNKVVITPGDRRQNGSVTLPAGDVPFELIYAKLEDWAKPSIGLAVTGPGIREYIISDASNNNSGDPTDPILVDASSNTILRSFMDMPGYKNAQGRTLRVVHAVSVGSPEQVHYTYDMDNGTLLQVWRGKFLDATPMWHDRGDGSSRPMGMVQWLGTPLLGLTNLSSPQAAWTTDTTGSGFRPRGYVLDENDRPTFRYQTYGATVTDAVRVLENGQGVRRELTVQNPSANLYARLVEGNSIAPMENGMYIVDGKAYYVRIDDAGGATPTVRKVGERQELIVPVKGKLSYSILF, from the coding sequence ATGATCTTTAATTCTATGACCGCAACGATGGCTCGGGTGTTGTTGGGTGTCGGCTGGGTCTGCAACGTTGGGTTAGCAATTGCGCAACCCAAATCGGATCAGCCCAGTGCGCTGCCGCTCAACGACCTGAGCGCATTCCAGAAACCCGGAAAAAACTGGCAGATCGTCGGTGATGTTTCGGCGAACCTTAATCAGAACAACGTATTAACCAGCACAAAGGGCACCGGTGTGCTGGCCAACTTACCCGTCAAAGACGGTAACATCGATTTGGTGTCGAATTTTCAGCACGGTGACGTGGATCTGGACCTGGATTACCTGATCGCCAAAGGTTCTAATTCCGGCATTTACCTGCAGGGGCGGTACGAAATTCAGTTGCTGGACAGCTGGGGGGTGAAAACGCCCAAAGCGGGGGATAATGGCGGAATCTACGAGCGCTGGGACGACAGCAAACCCGAAGGGCAGAAGGGCTACGAAGGCCACCCACCCCGCCAGAACGCCAGCCGGGCACCGGGCTTGTGGCAACACCTGAAAATATCATTCCAGGCCCCGCGCTTCGACGCCAGCGGCAAGAAAATTGAAAATGCCCGGATGCTGCTCGTTGAACTGAACGGCGTGGCAATCCACGAAAACGTTGAACTCTCGGGACCGACCCGCGGGGCACTGGGCAACAACGAAGTGGCGATGGGACCGCTGCGGATTCAGGGCGACCACGGACCGGTGGCCATCCGCAACATCGTCATTAAAAATTACGACAAACCCCGTCCGGAGCTGATGAACCTGAAGTATGCGGTTTACAAAGGACGGTTTGACAAAGAGCCGGATTTCAGCAAGTTACCGCCCGAAGCCGAAGGTTCGTCGGTCATGCTGACGGCGAACGTAACCCGGATTCCAAACGATTTTCTGATTCGGTACACGGGCACGCTGCGCGTGAAAGAGCCGGGTGAATATGCCTTCAACCTGGGGGCCGCCGGTGGGGGTGGTATGATGAAAATCAACAACAAAGTGGTCATCACCCCGGGCGACCGTCGCCAGAACGGCAGCGTAACGCTACCGGCCGGAGATGTACCGTTTGAATTGATCTACGCCAAGCTGGAAGACTGGGCCAAACCGTCCATCGGACTGGCCGTTACCGGTCCCGGTATCCGCGAATACATCATCAGCGACGCCAGCAACAACAATTCCGGCGACCCAACCGACCCGATTCTGGTCGATGCGTCGTCGAACACCATTCTACGCAGCTTCATGGACATGCCCGGCTACAAGAACGCGCAGGGCCGGACGTTGCGGGTTGTACACGCGGTTTCGGTGGGCAGCCCCGAGCAGGTGCACTATACCTACGATATGGACAACGGTACGCTGTTGCAGGTTTGGCGCGGTAAATTTCTGGATGCAACGCCGATGTGGCACGACCGGGGTGATGGCTCATCGCGGCCAATGGGTATGGTACAGTGGTTGGGGACGCCGTTGCTGGGCTTGACCAACCTGTCGTCTCCGCAGGCCGCCTGGACCACCGATACGACCGGCAGTGGCTTCCGGCCAAGAGGCTACGTGCTCGACGAAAACGACCGTCCGACGTTCCGCTACCAAACCTACGGCGCTACCGTAACGGATGCCGTGCGGGTGCTCGAAAATGGCCAGGGGGTTCGCCGGGAGCTGACCGTGCAAAATCCGTCGGCTAATCTGTACGCCCGGTTGGTGGAAGGCAATAGCATTGCTCCGATGGAAAACGGCATGTACATCGTGGATGGCAAAGCCTATTACGTTCGCATCGACGATGCCGGGGGCGCAACGCCAACGGTGCGGAAAGTGGGCGAACGGCAGGAACTAATCGTTCCGGTGAAGGGAAAACTGAGTTACTCGATCTTGTTTTAA
- the ggt gene encoding gamma-glutamyltransferase: MRLIFCLSLLLVLAHAQAVGQSGKGDRLTGAHFATRSPVLGKHGMVATSHPLATQTGLAILKQGGTAIDAAIAANAMLGLVEPNNCGIGGDLFAIVWSAKDRKLYGLNASGRSARGLTYAKLKSLLGDQKQLPLYGPLSVSVPGAVDGWFELNKRFGKLPMKTLLAPSIRYAREGVPVPQVIAFSWKTAVSRLEASQKTVGEFANFRKTFLVNGQVPAEGQLFRNPDLAATYTAIGTGGRDVFYKGSLANAMERYARRTGIYLRKEDLAAHRSTWIEPVSVNYRGYDVYELPPNGQGISVLQMLNILEGYDLKALGHNSADYLHLLVEAKKLAFEDRARHYADPDFSKIPLPWLLSKEYAAQRRKLIDPNRAAERIDAGVPVLQSGDTVYLTAADDEGNIVSLIQSNMLEFGSGMVPDGLGFTFQNRGTSFSLEEGHANVYAPGKRPFTTIIPGFVLKNNQPFLSFGVMGGAMQPQGHLQILCNLIDFGMNVQEAGDAARFSHGGSSEPTGTQMLDGGKLALESGISEAVRQELQRRGHRLTDTDFFGGYQAIQIMPANRVYQGASEMRKDGQAAGY, encoded by the coding sequence ATGCGCCTTATTTTTTGTTTGTCACTGCTGCTTGTCCTTGCCCACGCTCAGGCCGTTGGGCAGTCCGGGAAAGGCGACCGCCTGACCGGTGCCCATTTCGCCACCCGCAGCCCGGTACTGGGCAAGCACGGCATGGTTGCCACCAGCCATCCGCTGGCAACCCAGACGGGTCTGGCGATTCTGAAACAAGGCGGAACGGCGATCGACGCGGCCATTGCCGCCAACGCCATGCTCGGTCTGGTGGAACCCAACAACTGCGGAATCGGCGGGGACCTGTTCGCGATTGTCTGGTCTGCCAAAGACCGGAAGTTATACGGCTTGAACGCCAGTGGCCGTTCGGCCAGAGGATTGACGTACGCCAAACTAAAGAGTTTACTGGGCGATCAGAAGCAACTGCCGCTGTACGGTCCGCTGTCGGTATCGGTGCCGGGTGCGGTCGATGGCTGGTTTGAGTTGAACAAACGGTTTGGAAAATTGCCGATGAAAACGCTCCTGGCCCCCAGCATCCGGTATGCCAGGGAGGGCGTTCCGGTGCCGCAGGTCATTGCCTTTTCCTGGAAAACCGCTGTCAGTCGGCTGGAAGCCAGCCAGAAAACCGTCGGAGAGTTTGCGAATTTCCGCAAGACCTTTCTGGTCAACGGCCAGGTTCCCGCCGAAGGTCAGCTATTCCGGAACCCGGATCTAGCCGCTACGTATACCGCTATCGGTACCGGAGGACGGGATGTTTTTTACAAAGGTTCTCTGGCCAATGCGATGGAGCGGTACGCCCGCCGAACGGGAATTTACCTGCGAAAGGAAGATTTGGCGGCCCATCGGAGCACTTGGATTGAGCCGGTTTCGGTGAATTACCGCGGGTATGACGTTTACGAACTCCCGCCCAACGGTCAGGGCATTTCGGTGCTCCAGATGCTGAACATTTTGGAGGGGTACGACCTCAAAGCGCTGGGTCACAACAGTGCCGATTACCTGCACCTGCTGGTCGAAGCCAAGAAGCTGGCGTTTGAAGACCGCGCCCGGCATTACGCCGACCCGGACTTTTCCAAAATTCCACTGCCTTGGCTCCTTTCCAAAGAATACGCGGCCCAACGCCGTAAACTCATCGACCCCAACCGGGCCGCCGAGCGCATCGATGCTGGGGTGCCGGTGTTGCAATCCGGTGATACGGTTTACCTGACAGCCGCCGACGACGAAGGCAACATCGTGTCGCTGATCCAGAGTAACATGCTCGAATTCGGTAGCGGGATGGTACCCGACGGCCTGGGCTTTACGTTCCAGAATCGGGGCACCAGTTTCAGCCTGGAAGAAGGTCACGCAAACGTGTATGCGCCGGGCAAACGGCCTTTTACCACCATCATTCCCGGTTTTGTCCTGAAAAACAATCAGCCTTTTCTGAGCTTCGGCGTGATGGGCGGGGCCATGCAGCCGCAGGGCCACCTGCAAATTCTCTGCAACCTCATCGACTTCGGCATGAACGTGCAGGAAGCCGGTGATGCCGCGCGGTTCAGCCACGGCGGCAGCAGCGAACCCACCGGAACCCAGATGCTCGACGGCGGCAAACTGGCGCTCGAAAGCGGTATTTCCGAAGCCGTTCGGCAGGAATTGCAGCGCCGGGGCCACCGCCTGACTGACACCGACTTTTTCGGTGGGTATCAGGCCATCCAGATTATGCCCGCCAAC